The following is a genomic window from uncultured Draconibacterium sp..
GTTATTCCGATTTCCAAATAGCACGTTTGGTGCTGAGGAGTAAGAATGTTAATATTAATGAAGATATTCTGAAAGTTAGGGCTTTCCGTAAGGCTAACGGTATTGTCCCGGTAGTTAAACAAATTGATACACTGGCAGGAGAATATCCTGCGCAAACCAATTATCTGTATCTTACACATAACGGCACCGAGAATGATGTTGAGTATCTGGGAGATCACAAGTCAGTTGTTGTGCTCGGATCCGGAGCTTATAGAATTGGTAGTTCGGTTGAGTTTGACTGGTGTAGCGTAAATACCATTAAAACGATTAAAGAGCAGGGCTACCGTTCGGTAATGATCAACTATAACCCGGAGACGGTGAGTACGGATTACGATACCTGCGACAGGCTTTATTTTGATGAGCTGACTTTTGAGCGCGTAATGGATGTTTACGATCTGGAGAATCCGCACGGAGTTGTGGTTTCGATGGGAGGTCAGATCCCGAATAACCTGGCGATGAAACTAGATGGGCAAAATGTTCCGATTCTTGGTACATCGGCCAAAAAGATTGACAATGCTGAGGATCGTGAGAAATTTTCGTCACTGCTTGATGATCTGGGGGTTGACCAACCGCGCTGGGCACGCCTTTCTACAATAGAAGAAATTCACAAGTTTGTTGATGAGGTGGGTTATCCTGTGTTAATCCGTCCATCGTACGTACTTTCGGGTGCTGCCATGAATGTGGTTTCCAATCCCGATCAGCTGGAGCACTTCCTTCAGATGGCAGCTAATGTGTCGAAAGAGCATCCGGTGGTTGTTACTGAGTTTATCGAGCAGGCCAAAGAAATTGAGCTTGACGCAGTGGCCAATAAAGGTGAGATGGTTGCTTATGCCATTTCGGAGCACGTGGAGTTTGCCGGAGTTCATTCGGGTGATGCTACCATCGTTTTCCCGCCGCAGAAACTATATGTTGAAACCATTCGCAGGGTGAAGAAAATTGCTCGTCAGATTGCAAAAGGACTGGAAATTACCGGACCTTTTAATATGCAGTTTCTGGCAAAAGATAACGACATTAAAGTTATTGAATGTAACCTGCGTGCGTCGCGAAGTTTCCCGTTTGTTTCGAAGGTAATGAAGCTTAACCTGATTGAAATTGCCACGAAAGTGATGTTGGGAATTGATGTGCCGAAACCAGACAAGTCGTTGTTCGAGCTGGATTATGTGGGGGTTAAAGCTCCTCAGTTCTCATTTGCGCGATTGCTGAAAGCCGATCCTGTTTTGGGTGTTGACATGTCGTCGACCGGCGAGGTTGGTTGTATTGGAGAGACCTACTACGAAGCAATTATAAAAGCGATGATGTCTGTTGGGTATAGTTATCCTAAAAAGAATATTTTGATTTCATCTGGTCCATCGCGGGGCAAGCTGGAGTTGCTGAACAGCACCCGATTGTTGGTTGAAAAAGGTTATAATATTTTTGCCACTGAGGGAACACATAAATTTTTCCGGGATAACGGTATTGAAAATACCCTGGTGCACTGGCCCGACGAAGAAGATCAGTCGCCAAATACTATTGAGATGATCAAGAATAAAAAGATTGATCTGGTGGTTAATATTCCGAAAAACCATACTAATCGTGAGTTGAAAAATGGTTATACGATTCGCCGTAGTGCAATTGACTATAACATCCCGCTAATTACCAATGCTCGTGTTGCAAGTGCATTCCTTTACGGAATTTGCAAATACAGCCTCGAGGATATTAAAGTGGTGAGTTGGGACGAATACAAAGAGTAGAATTAGAATACTTTATCTCGATAATAGAAAAGCTCCGGCCATTGGTCGGAGCTTTTTGTTTTTATAGTGGACATTAATTTGACTGGTTTATTTTGTGTGATTTTTTCACTCATAAAAAAAGCCTGCAGTAAAACTACAGGCTTTCGTGGTTGACCACCTGAGACAACACAGGCAATTCCTCTGTTAGGCATAACTGCAATGTGAAAATTCCCTTTGTCTTTTTCTCTAAATTGTTCGTGCTAATTTGTCTCGTCTGATAAAGTAAATTTTACAAAATTCCAGGATTGTCCTCTCCACAGTTCTGGCAAGTCAAATATGATTTCTTCATATTCTCTTGAAACTGGAATTGTATCTAATTTTTTAGCTTTTGCCATCTTTCTAAAATGCACTATACCACGCTTTCTGTTTTTTGTTTCGGCAATTTGAAAATCATGTAAATAATTGTTGTCCACAAAAATATTCGAAAGAATTTAGTGTGAAAAGCGAAAACAATAACAAGAAATCGGAGTAAATAGAAATGCAAGAGCAATACAAAGCGTTGGAATCAACCGAATAGCCAAAATTTAGTTTTATCAAGAATGCCAGAACCCCGGTGCCTAGCCGCACGGTGAGGTAGCTAAATGTCAGGAGATCGCTCATGTTAAAGTACTGCATTTCTTCGCGGTGAAGTTTATCGTTGGTGCTGGTTAACAGGTGCAGTTTTAGAACGATGAAAAAAGTAGCCAGTGTGATTTCGTGCTTGATTTTTTAGTTCTGGGTTCAATAATATAAAGTTCTTTACCTAAGATTTTACCTTAAATATTCATTCATCCAGGATTATAAGTAGTCGACTTCAGAAATGCTTACTGGTAAATAAGTATTTTTGGAGTTTTTTGATTTGTAAAATCAGTAATCGAGCAGTCGTAAATCAGTAAAAAATCAGGAGACCTTACAATTGAGCCTAATATATTTGCCCACAAACTGAACATTTGCTCCGAAAATTGAACTGAAATATTGAAAGTAAAAATATTCACACCGAGGACCACCTTTCAATTTAATCAGTTCGTTTCTTGAAGTATAAATTAAAAAGAAAAAAATGAAAAAAGTTTACAGACTGAATATCTTGGCTGCTTTTTGGGTAGTATTTGCTTTTCTCGGGGCACAGGCTCAGGAAGTTAAGGTTGATGGTTTTTTTAATAGTTACGGAACTTCAGCATTTCAGGAAAGCAAACTTGTATCAAGTACTGGAGAGCCGGTTATTGGCATGTTGAATAATGGTGAATTACATTACCTACAGGGGTTTGTTTATAAAACACTGGGAACAGCCATTTCTACTAGCATTCCATTTACGGGTTTGGCTCCCATATCAATAAATATATATCCAAATCCTGCAAGCGATTTTATAAATATCGGGTACCCCTCTGAAGATTATGACAGGCTGCGGTACTCTTTATTTTCCGAAAAGGGAGAATTAATTAAGACTGGTTTGCTAACCGGACAGGAAACACAAGTAAGTGTATCTGAATTAGTACCCGCATTTTATCTTTTAATTGTTGAAAACACAAAATTAGAAACTACCATTAGCAGGAATAAATTAATGATTATGAAATAAATTCTATGAAAAAATTGTACCCTAAATTAATAATACTAAGTGCCGGATTGTTGCTTTTTTGCCAAACCTATGCACAACAATCTGAACCATTTAATTATCAGGCCGTCATAAGAAAATCTGACGGAACTATTGTAAAGAACGAACAGAT
Proteins encoded in this region:
- the carB gene encoding carbamoyl-phosphate synthase (glutamine-hydrolyzing) large subunit encodes the protein MIETHIKKAIVLGSGALKIGEAGEFDYSGSQALKALKEEGVETVLINPNIATIQTSEDIADKIYFLPVTPHFVEEVIKKEKPQGILLAFGGQTALNCGVALYESGVLEKYNVEVVGTPVQSIIDTEDRDIFANMLAEIGVKTPKSIAASNMAEAKAAAKEVGFPIIIRAAYTLGGLGSGFCENEEELEKLAGSAFSYSPQILVEESIKGWKEVEYEVVRDKYDNCITVCNMENFDPLGIHTGESIVVAPSQTLSNSEYHKLREISIKIIRRVGVIGECNVQFALDPYSEDYRVIEVNARLSRSSALASKATGYPLAFVAAKLGLGYGLHQLKNSVTKVTTACFEPALDYCVVKIPRWDLSKFVGVSKTIGSSMKSVGEIMAIGRTFEEAIQKGIRMVGLGMHGFVANNEEITIEGIEEELSNPTDRRIFAIAEAFNKGYSIDQIHEKTKIDRWFLQKLNNIYKIKLELKKFNELEKLPIPLLKVSKQAGYSDFQIARLVLRSKNVNINEDILKVRAFRKANGIVPVVKQIDTLAGEYPAQTNYLYLTHNGTENDVEYLGDHKSVVVLGSGAYRIGSSVEFDWCSVNTIKTIKEQGYRSVMINYNPETVSTDYDTCDRLYFDELTFERVMDVYDLENPHGVVVSMGGQIPNNLAMKLDGQNVPILGTSAKKIDNAEDREKFSSLLDDLGVDQPRWARLSTIEEIHKFVDEVGYPVLIRPSYVLSGAAMNVVSNPDQLEHFLQMAANVSKEHPVVVTEFIEQAKEIELDAVANKGEMVAYAISEHVEFAGVHSGDATIVFPPQKLYVETIRRVKKIARQIAKGLEITGPFNMQFLAKDNDIKVIECNLRASRSFPFVSKVMKLNLIEIATKVMLGIDVPKPDKSLFELDYVGVKAPQFSFARLLKADPVLGVDMSSTGEVGCIGETYYEAIIKAMMSVGYSYPKKNILISSGPSRGKLELLNSTRLLVEKGYNIFATEGTHKFFRDNGIENTLVHWPDEEDQSPNTIEMIKNKKIDLVVNIPKNHTNRELKNGYTIRRSAIDYNIPLITNARVASAFLYGICKYSLEDIKVVSWDEYKE
- a CDS encoding T9SS type A sorting domain-containing protein, yielding MKKVYRLNILAAFWVVFAFLGAQAQEVKVDGFFNSYGTSAFQESKLVSSTGEPVIGMLNNGELHYLQGFVYKTLGTAISTSIPFTGLAPISINIYPNPASDFINIGYPSEDYDRLRYSLFSEKGELIKTGLLTGQETQVSVSELVPAFYLLIVENTKLETTISRNKLMIMK